A genome region from Erigeron canadensis isolate Cc75 chromosome 3, C_canadensis_v1, whole genome shotgun sequence includes the following:
- the LOC122591962 gene encoding G-type lectin S-receptor-like serine/threonine-protein kinase At4g27290, translated as METAAIFFMFSLLLFRKCYAAELSNVSNSWYLRDGDTLVSTTGIFELGFFKTDNSENKYLGIWYKKISVQTVVWVANRDRPIPAGASTPVFKIADQGTLVLLNNKSKIWSSGTTMNASRNATAKLQDSGNLVVMDQHEKVLWQSFDYPTDTQLPGMKIGKDYLRGIEWRLSSWKSSQDPAPGEFTWAADTLGYPENKIKQGALVKYRGGPWTNQRFTGVTLFNMSINYAWVAVLNNMEVSFTYIVENSSLLTYASLNSAGQLENWVWLKDAKKWQLSFSLPGSICDTYNICKAYGSCIASADMVKQSCTCLDEKRFVPRDQKGWDMDDWSGGCVRRTPLDCRNGSERFIKYSNVNLPDTESTWFNLSMSLDECETICLQNCTCMAYTYPDTSLAGRGCLIWFNDLIDIRLLPEGSAGRDIFVRMASSELGMTCVPSVPNS; from the coding sequence ATGGAAACTGCAgccattttttttatgttttctttactCCTGTTTCGCAAATGCTATGCTGCTGAGCTCAGCAACGTTTCAAATTCATGGTACTTGAGAGATGGAGACACGTTGGTCTCGACAACAGGGATTTTCGAACTGGGATTTTTCAAGACAGATAACTCGGAGAATAAATATCTTGGCATTTGGTATAAGAAAATCTCTGTTCAAACGGTGGTTTGGGTTGCCAACAGAGACCGACCGATCCCTGCAGGTGCATCAACACCTGTCTTTAAGATAGCTGATCAAGGAACTTTAGTACTCCTCAACAATAAGAGCAAGATTTGGTCATCCGGAACAACAATGAACGCATCACGAAATGCAACTGCAAAGCTCCAGGACAGTGGAAATCTAGTAGTGATGGACCAACATGAAAAGGTTCTCTGGCAAAGTTTTGATTATCCAACTGATACTCAACTACCTGGAATGAAAATAGGGAAAGATTACTTACGAGGCATCGAATGGCGTCTATCATCATGGAAGAGTAGTCAGGATCCAGCTCCTGGTGAATTCACCTGGGCTGCAGATACACTTGGCTACcctgaaaacaaaataaaacaaggtGCATTGGTCAAATACAGGGGCGGTCCATGGACTAATCAGAGGTTTACTGGGGTTACACTATTTAATATGAGCATTAACTATGCATGGGTTGCAGTTTTGAATAATATGGAGGTGTCTTTTACTTATATTGTTGAGAATAGTTCTTTGTTAACATATGCCAGCTTGAATTCGGCAGGGCAGCTAGAAAATTGGGTTTGGTTAAAAGATGCTAAAAAATGGCAGCTTAGCTTCTCATTACCAGGAAGTATTTGTGATACATACAACATATGTAAAGCTTATGGAAGCTGCATCGCAAGTGCTGATATGGTCAAACAGTCATGTACTTGCTTGGATGAGAAAAGATTTGTGCCTAGAGACCAAAAAGGTTGGGACATGGACGATTGGTCGGGTGGGTGTGTTAGACGAACACCGTTGGATTGCAGAAACGGGTCAGAAAGGTTTATCAAGTACTCCAATGTTAATTTGCCAGACACGGAGAGTACCTGGTTTAACTTGAGCATGAGTTTAGACGAATGTGAAACCATATGCTTACAGAATTGTACTTGTATGGCTTATACATATCCAGACACCAGCCTTGCTGGAAGGGGTTGCTTGATTTGGTTCAATGATCTTATAGACATCAGACTGCTTCCCGAAGGCAGTGCTGGTAGAGACATTTTTGTAAGAATGGCGTCATCTGAATTGGGTATGACATGCGTGCCTTCTGTGCCCAACTCGTGA
- the LOC122592303 gene encoding G-type lectin S-receptor-like serine/threonine-protein kinase At4g27290 isoform X2: protein MRSLKGKNLMEEAIIFISLLILLYIPQTYAAELNIVSSSEFLLEEDTLVSPDRTFELGFFRPNGSENRYVGIWYKKISVKTVVWVANRDRPLTGAAPGVVKIVDPGNLVIMNNVTNHVMWSTNTTSSGNTIAKLLDTGNLVVTDGNNNKILWMSFDYPTDTFLPGMRLGKNFLTGQEWYLSSWRNSKDPAPGEFTWIFDTRSLPQILLKQGALVKFRSPPWTNEVVNVFKLAQNIVTYNIVINRTEVALSFNLVNSSVLSKSTLSSSGKYERFVWVEEGKRWDVRIALPRDICDTYNICGAYGHCIMRSSFQTCLCLDEKKFVPKSPEEWETGDGRDGCVRTTLLNCKNGSDGFRRYPNVKLPDTPTIWFNRSMAMKECEKVCLNNCKCMAYLNTDISGEGSRCLLWFNDLIDIQPLSEGMRGHDIFVRIASSDLDHKGGTNIKLILMVVFLIIIVVGLSSAWFCYTWRKRFKAEPTAKWESLQVHESKRETMELPLFSFSTIEKATASFSPDNKLGEGGFGPVYKGILEGGEIAVKRLSSTSSQGLDEFKNEVICISKLQHRNLVKLLGCSIEGEEKLLIYEYMPNRSLDLFIFDKIRSTLLDWTTRFHIIEGIARGLLYLHQDSRLRIIHRDLKASNILLDLDMNPKISDFGIARSFGGNENEANTERVVGTYGYMSPEYALDGLFSTKSDVFSFGVLVLEIISGKRNRGFIHSNHSNNLIGHAWTMHNENRSLELVDTNLEEAFNPSEVLRSIVVGLLCVQQSPDDRPNMSSVVRMLGNELGELQNPKQPAFFTERNIIGTDSSSSTNATSSTNYLTTTEVVAR from the exons ATGAGAAGCTTGAAAGGGAAGAACCTAATGGAGGAAGCgattatatttatttcattgCTCATTTTACTCTACATCCCGCAAACCTACGCAGCCGAACTCAACATCGTTTCGAGTTCAGAGTTCTTGCTAGAAGAAGATACATTGGTGTCGCCAGACAGAACATTTGAGCTTGGATTTTTCAGGCCAAATGGCTCTGAAAATAGATATGTTGGTATTTGGTATAAGAAGATATCTGTTAAAACAGTGGTTTGGGTTGCCAACAGAGACCGGCCGCTCACAGGTGCAGCTCCAGGTGTGGTAAAGATAGTCGATCCAGGAAATCTTGTCATCATGAACAATGTTACTAATCATGTTATGTGGTCAACCAACACAACGTCATCAGGTAACACAATTGCAAAGCTTCTTGACACTGGAAATCTAGTTGTCACCGATGGAAACAACAATAAGATTCTCTGGATGAGCTTTGATTATCCAACTGATACTTTTCTACCTGGCATGAGGTTGGGGAAAAATTTCTTGACAGGTCAGGAATGGTATCTATCTTCATGGAGGAATAGTAAAGATCCAGCTCCAGGTGAATTCACCTGGATTTTTGACACGCGCAGTTTACCTCAGATTCTACTAAAACAAGGTGCGCTGGTCAAATTCCGGAGTCCGCCATGGACTAACGAAGTGGTTAATGTGTTTAAACTTGCCCAGAATATTGTTACATACAACATTGTTATAAATAGAACAGAGGTAGCACTTTCTTTTAATCTTGTAAACAGTTCTGTCCTATCAAAATCTACATTGAGCTCTTCTGGGAAGTATGAACGCTTCGTGTGGGTAGAAGAGGGGAAAAGATGGGATGTTCGTATTGCGTTGCCAAGAGACATTTGTGATACATACAACATATGTGGGGCTTACGGACATTGCATCATGAGAAGCAGCTTCCAGACATGTTTGTGCTTAGATGAGAAAAAATTTGTGCCAAAAAGCCCAGAAGAATGGGAGACGGGAGATGGGCGTGATGGTTGTGTTAGGACAACACTGTTAAATTGCAAAAACGGATCAGATGGGTTTAGAAGGTATCCAAATGTGAAATTGCCAGACACACCCACTATCTGGTTTAACAGGAGCATGGCCATGAAGGAATGTGAAAAAGTATGCTTAAACAACTGTAAATGCATGGCTTATCTAAATACAGATATTAGCGGAGAAGGAAGCCGCTGCTTGCTTTGGTTTAATGACCTCATAGACATCCAACCATTATCCGAGGGTATGCGTGGTCATGATATCTTTGTAAGAATAGCTTCCTCTGATTTag ATCACAAAGGAGGAACAAACATCAAACTCATCCTAATGGTAGTGTTCCTGATCATCATTGTAGTAGGCTTGAGCTCTGCTTGGTTCTGCTACACATGGAGAAAAAGGTTTAAAGCAGAACCAACGGCGAAAT GGGAATCATTGCAAGTCCATGAAAGCAAGAGAGAAACTATGGAGCTACCATTGTTTAGCTTCTCTACCATAGAAAAAGCTACTGCTAGTTTTTCACCAGACAATAAACTTGGAGAGGGTGGATTTGGACCAGTTTATAAG GGTATCCTAGAAGGAGGGGAAATTGCGGTTAAGCGTCTCTCCAGCACGTCCAGTCAAGGACTAGATGAGTTCAAGAATGAAGTTATCTGCATTTCCAAACTTCAACACAGAAATCTTGTTAAGCTCCTCGGGTGTAGCATTGAAGGAGAAGAGAAACTATTGATCTATGAGTACATGCCTAACAGAAGCTTAGACTTATTTATATTTG ATAAAATACGAAGCACACTTCTTGATTGGACAACACGCTTCCACATCATTGAGGGGATTGCCCGAGGACTTTTATATTTGCATCAAGATTCACGATTAAGAATCATTCATAGAGATCTTAAAGCTAGCAACATTCTACTAGATCTTGACATGAACCCCAAGATTTCAGACTTCGGGATAGCTAGAAGTTTTGGAGGAAATGAGAATGAAGCAAACACAGAAAGAGTTGTCGGCACATA CGGCTACATGTCCCCAGAGTACGCATTAGATGGTCTTTTCTCAACGAAGTCGGATGTCTTCAGTTTTGGTGTATTGGTACTGGAGATCATAAGTGGGAAGAGAAATAGAGGATTCATTCATTCAAATCATAGCAATAACCTCATTGGACAT GCTTGGACAATGCATAATGAGAACAGGTCATTGGAACTAGTGGATACAAATCTAGAGGAAGCATTCAATCCATCTGAAGTCTTAAGATCAATAGTGGTGGGGTTGTTATGTGTTCAACAAAGTCCAGATGACAGGCCAAACATGTCATCCGTGGTTCGAATGTTGGGTAATGAGTTGGGTGAACTGCAAAATCCTAAACAACCAGCATTTTTCACAGAAAGAAACATAATTGGCACTGATAGCTCATCGAGCACTAATGCAACAAGTTCAACCAATTATTTAACTACTACAGAGGTAGTTGCACGATAG
- the LOC122592310 gene encoding G-type lectin S-receptor-like serine/threonine-protein kinase SRK isoform X2 codes for MSPEYALDGIYSIKSDVFSFGVLVLEIVSGKKNRGFIQAEDENNLIGHAWSLYTEGRSMEVMDESLAKSCHPHEVLRSIEVGLLCVQQNASDRPDMPSVIIMLGGQVALPQPKQPAFFMEKELPRAAFSSVTYTTSSINELTITEVNAR; via the exons ATGTCTCCGGAGTATGCACTAGACGGTATTTACTCCATAAAGTCAGATGTTTTTAGCTTTGGCGTCTTGGTGCTGGAGATTGTGAGCGGGAAGAAAAACAGGGGATTCATCCAAGCTGAGGACGAAAATAATCTCATCGGACAT GCATGGAGTCTCTATACAGAAGGCAGGTCAATGGAAGTAATGGATGAAAGTTTAGCTAAGTCCTGCCATCCACACGAAGTTTTAAGATCAATCGAAGTTGGATTGCTATGTGTTCAACAAAATGCAAGTGACAGGCCAGATATGCCGTCTGTGATAATAATGTTGGGCGGTCAGGTTGCATTACCACAACCTAAACAGCCAGCATTTTTCATGGAAAAGGAGCTACCTCGTGCTGCCTTCTCTTCAGTGACTTATACAACATCTTCGATCAATGAGCTCACTATCACGGAGGTCAATGCTAGATAG
- the LOC122592310 gene encoding G-type lectin S-receptor-like serine/threonine-protein kinase SD1-1 isoform X1 translates to MFLHTAVQPVSKKKGMKNIKIILLVIFLGVLPIGFICTWFCYKRIKRNHAEEGEDMELPLFSFPTIAKATANFSPENKLGEGGFGLVYKGLLEEGQEIAVKRLSRNSSQGLDEFKNEVICISELQHRNLVKLLGCCICGDEKLLIYEYMPNKSLDSSIFDKTQSMFLDWTQRFNIIKGIARGLVYLHQDSRLRIIHRDLKASNILLDQDMNPKISDFGIARSFGGNETEANTERVVGTYGYMSPEYALDGIYSIKSDVFSFGVLVLEIVSGKKNRGFIQAEDENNLIGHAWSLYTEGRSMEVMDESLAKSCHPHEVLRSIEVGLLCVQQNASDRPDMPSVIIMLGGQVALPQPKQPAFFMEKELPRAAFSSVTYTTSSINELTITEVNAR, encoded by the exons atgtttttacATACAGCTGTTCAACCAGTTTCCAAAAAGAAGGGAATGAAAAACATTAAAATCATCCTACTTGTAATCTTTCTGGGAGTTCTTCCTATAGGCTTCATATGTACATGGTTTTGTTATAAACGAATAAAAAGAAATCACGCGGAGGAAG GGGAGGACATGGAGCTACCATTATTTAGCTTCCCAACAATTGCTAAAGCCACTGCCAATTTTTCGCCGGAAAATAAACTTGGAGAGGGTGGGTTTGGACTTGTTTATAAG GGTCTGCTAGAGGAAGGGCAAGAGATTGCAGTTAAGCGTCTCTCCAGGAATTCAAGTCAAGGACTTGACGAGTTCAAGAATGAAGTCATATGTATCTCAGAACTTCAGCATCGAAATCTTGTGAAGCTTCTCGGTTGTTGCATATGTGGAGATGAGAAGCTACTCATCTATGAGTATATGCCAAATAAAAGCTTAGACTCGAGCATTTTTG ACAAGACACAAAGCATGTTTCTTGACTGGACACAGCGCTTCAACATTATCAAAGGAATTGCTCGAGGACTCGTTTACCTACATCAGGATTCACGGTTAAGAATCATTCATCGAGATCTTAAAGCTAGCAATATTTTACTTGATCAAGATATGAATCCTAAAATATCAGACTTCGGAATAGCTAGAAGTTTTGGAGGAAACGAGACTGAAGCAAACACAGAAAGAGTTGTCGGTACATA TGGTTACATGTCTCCGGAGTATGCACTAGACGGTATTTACTCCATAAAGTCAGATGTTTTTAGCTTTGGCGTCTTGGTGCTGGAGATTGTGAGCGGGAAGAAAAACAGGGGATTCATCCAAGCTGAGGACGAAAATAATCTCATCGGACAT GCATGGAGTCTCTATACAGAAGGCAGGTCAATGGAAGTAATGGATGAAAGTTTAGCTAAGTCCTGCCATCCACACGAAGTTTTAAGATCAATCGAAGTTGGATTGCTATGTGTTCAACAAAATGCAAGTGACAGGCCAGATATGCCGTCTGTGATAATAATGTTGGGCGGTCAGGTTGCATTACCACAACCTAAACAGCCAGCATTTTTCATGGAAAAGGAGCTACCTCGTGCTGCCTTCTCTTCAGTGACTTATACAACATCTTCGATCAATGAGCTCACTATCACGGAGGTCAATGCTAGATAG
- the LOC122592303 gene encoding G-type lectin S-receptor-like serine/threonine-protein kinase At4g27290 isoform X1, whose protein sequence is MRSLKGKNLMEEAIIFISLLILLYIPQTYAAELNIVSSSEFLLEEDTLVSPDRTFELGFFRPNGSENRYVGIWYKKISVKTVVWVANRDRPLTGAAPGVVKIVDPGNLVIMNNVTNHVMWSTNTTSSGNTIAKLLDTGNLVVTDGNNNKILWMSFDYPTDTFLPGMRLGKNFLTGQEWYLSSWRNSKDPAPGEFTWIFDTRSLPQILLKQGALVKFRSPPWTNEVVNVFKLAQNIVTYNIVINRTEVALSFNLVNSSVLSKSTLSSSGKYERFVWVEEGKRWDVRIALPRDICDTYNICGAYGHCIMRSSFQTCLCLDEKKFVPKSPEEWETGDGRDGCVRTTLLNCKNGSDGFRRYPNVKLPDTPTIWFNRSMAMKECEKVCLNNCKCMAYLNTDISGEGSRCLLWFNDLIDIQPLSEGMRGHDIFVRIASSDLDHKGGTNIKLILMVVFLIIIVVGLSSAWFCYTWRKRFKAEPTAKWESLQVHESKRETMELPLFSFSTIEKATASFSPDNKLGEGGFGPVYKGILEGGEIAVKRLSSTSSQGLDEFKNEVICISKLQHRNLVKLLGCSIEGEEKLLIYEYMPNRSLDLFIFADKIRSTLLDWTTRFHIIEGIARGLLYLHQDSRLRIIHRDLKASNILLDLDMNPKISDFGIARSFGGNENEANTERVVGTYGYMSPEYALDGLFSTKSDVFSFGVLVLEIISGKRNRGFIHSNHSNNLIGHAWTMHNENRSLELVDTNLEEAFNPSEVLRSIVVGLLCVQQSPDDRPNMSSVVRMLGNELGELQNPKQPAFFTERNIIGTDSSSSTNATSSTNYLTTTEVVAR, encoded by the exons ATGAGAAGCTTGAAAGGGAAGAACCTAATGGAGGAAGCgattatatttatttcattgCTCATTTTACTCTACATCCCGCAAACCTACGCAGCCGAACTCAACATCGTTTCGAGTTCAGAGTTCTTGCTAGAAGAAGATACATTGGTGTCGCCAGACAGAACATTTGAGCTTGGATTTTTCAGGCCAAATGGCTCTGAAAATAGATATGTTGGTATTTGGTATAAGAAGATATCTGTTAAAACAGTGGTTTGGGTTGCCAACAGAGACCGGCCGCTCACAGGTGCAGCTCCAGGTGTGGTAAAGATAGTCGATCCAGGAAATCTTGTCATCATGAACAATGTTACTAATCATGTTATGTGGTCAACCAACACAACGTCATCAGGTAACACAATTGCAAAGCTTCTTGACACTGGAAATCTAGTTGTCACCGATGGAAACAACAATAAGATTCTCTGGATGAGCTTTGATTATCCAACTGATACTTTTCTACCTGGCATGAGGTTGGGGAAAAATTTCTTGACAGGTCAGGAATGGTATCTATCTTCATGGAGGAATAGTAAAGATCCAGCTCCAGGTGAATTCACCTGGATTTTTGACACGCGCAGTTTACCTCAGATTCTACTAAAACAAGGTGCGCTGGTCAAATTCCGGAGTCCGCCATGGACTAACGAAGTGGTTAATGTGTTTAAACTTGCCCAGAATATTGTTACATACAACATTGTTATAAATAGAACAGAGGTAGCACTTTCTTTTAATCTTGTAAACAGTTCTGTCCTATCAAAATCTACATTGAGCTCTTCTGGGAAGTATGAACGCTTCGTGTGGGTAGAAGAGGGGAAAAGATGGGATGTTCGTATTGCGTTGCCAAGAGACATTTGTGATACATACAACATATGTGGGGCTTACGGACATTGCATCATGAGAAGCAGCTTCCAGACATGTTTGTGCTTAGATGAGAAAAAATTTGTGCCAAAAAGCCCAGAAGAATGGGAGACGGGAGATGGGCGTGATGGTTGTGTTAGGACAACACTGTTAAATTGCAAAAACGGATCAGATGGGTTTAGAAGGTATCCAAATGTGAAATTGCCAGACACACCCACTATCTGGTTTAACAGGAGCATGGCCATGAAGGAATGTGAAAAAGTATGCTTAAACAACTGTAAATGCATGGCTTATCTAAATACAGATATTAGCGGAGAAGGAAGCCGCTGCTTGCTTTGGTTTAATGACCTCATAGACATCCAACCATTATCCGAGGGTATGCGTGGTCATGATATCTTTGTAAGAATAGCTTCCTCTGATTTag ATCACAAAGGAGGAACAAACATCAAACTCATCCTAATGGTAGTGTTCCTGATCATCATTGTAGTAGGCTTGAGCTCTGCTTGGTTCTGCTACACATGGAGAAAAAGGTTTAAAGCAGAACCAACGGCGAAAT GGGAATCATTGCAAGTCCATGAAAGCAAGAGAGAAACTATGGAGCTACCATTGTTTAGCTTCTCTACCATAGAAAAAGCTACTGCTAGTTTTTCACCAGACAATAAACTTGGAGAGGGTGGATTTGGACCAGTTTATAAG GGTATCCTAGAAGGAGGGGAAATTGCGGTTAAGCGTCTCTCCAGCACGTCCAGTCAAGGACTAGATGAGTTCAAGAATGAAGTTATCTGCATTTCCAAACTTCAACACAGAAATCTTGTTAAGCTCCTCGGGTGTAGCATTGAAGGAGAAGAGAAACTATTGATCTATGAGTACATGCCTAACAGAAGCTTAGACTTATTTATATTTG CAGATAAAATACGAAGCACACTTCTTGATTGGACAACACGCTTCCACATCATTGAGGGGATTGCCCGAGGACTTTTATATTTGCATCAAGATTCACGATTAAGAATCATTCATAGAGATCTTAAAGCTAGCAACATTCTACTAGATCTTGACATGAACCCCAAGATTTCAGACTTCGGGATAGCTAGAAGTTTTGGAGGAAATGAGAATGAAGCAAACACAGAAAGAGTTGTCGGCACATA CGGCTACATGTCCCCAGAGTACGCATTAGATGGTCTTTTCTCAACGAAGTCGGATGTCTTCAGTTTTGGTGTATTGGTACTGGAGATCATAAGTGGGAAGAGAAATAGAGGATTCATTCATTCAAATCATAGCAATAACCTCATTGGACAT GCTTGGACAATGCATAATGAGAACAGGTCATTGGAACTAGTGGATACAAATCTAGAGGAAGCATTCAATCCATCTGAAGTCTTAAGATCAATAGTGGTGGGGTTGTTATGTGTTCAACAAAGTCCAGATGACAGGCCAAACATGTCATCCGTGGTTCGAATGTTGGGTAATGAGTTGGGTGAACTGCAAAATCCTAAACAACCAGCATTTTTCACAGAAAGAAACATAATTGGCACTGATAGCTCATCGAGCACTAATGCAACAAGTTCAACCAATTATTTAACTACTACAGAGGTAGTTGCACGATAG
- the LOC122591963 gene encoding G-type lectin S-receptor-like serine/threonine-protein kinase At4g27290, translating into MEEAIIFVSLLILLHIPQTYSAELNIITSSEFLAEEDTLVSPDRTFELGFFRPNGSENRYVGIWYKKISVQTVVWVANRDRPLTGAAPGVVKIVDPGNLVIMNNVTNHEMWSSNTKSSGNTIAKLLDTGNLVVTDGNNNKILWMSFDYPTDTFLPGMRLGKNFLTGQEWYLSSWRNSKDPAPGEFTWIFDTHGLPQILLKQGAMVKFRSPPWTNEVISAYTLSQNIVAYNIVINRTEVALSYNLVNSSVLSKTTLTSSGKYERFVWVDEGKRWDVRITLPRDICDTYNICGAYGHCNMKSSFQTCLCLDEKKFVPRSPKEWETGHGRDGCVRKTPLKRIRWV; encoded by the coding sequence ATGGAGGAAGCTATTATATTTGTTTCATTGCTTATTTTACTCCACATTCCGCAAACCTACTCAGCCGAACTCAACATCATTACAAGTTCAGAGTTCTTGGCAGAAGAAGATACATTGGTCTCACCAGACAGAACATTTGAGCTTGGATTTTTCAGGCCAAATGGCTCTGAAAATAGATATGTTGGTATTTGGTATAAGAAGATATCTGTTCAAACAGTGGTTTGGGTTGCCAACAGAGATCGGCCGCTCACAGGTGCAGCTCCAGGTGTGGTAAAGATAGTCGATCCAGGAAATCTTGTCATCATGAACAATGTTACTAATCATGAAATGTGGTCATCCAACACAAAGTCATCAGGGAACACAATTGCAAAGCTTCTTGACACTGGAAATCTAGTTGTCACCGATGGAAACAACAATAAGATTCTCTGGATGAGCTTTGATTATCCAACTGATACTTTTCTACCTGGCATGAGGTTGGGGAAAAATTTCTTGACGGGTCAGGAATGGTATCTATCTTCATGGAGGAATAGTAAAGATCCGGCTCCAGGTGAATTCACCTGGATTTTTGACACGCACGGTTTACCACAGATTCTACTAAAACAAGGTGCGATGGTCAAATTCCGGAGCCCGCCATGGACTAATGAAGTGATTAGTGCGTATACACTTAGCCAGAATATCGTTGCATACAACATTGTTATAAATAGAACAGAGGTGGCTCTTTCTTATAATCTTGTAAACAGTTCTGTCCTATCGAAAACTACATTGACTTCTTCTGGGAAGTATGAACGCTTCGTGTGGGTAGACGAGGGGAAAAGATGGGATGTTCGTATTACGTTGCCAAGAGACATTTGTGATACATACAACATATGTGGGGCTTATGGACATTGCAACATGAAAAGCAGCTTCCAGACATGTTTGTGCTTAGATGAGAAAAAGTTTGTGCCAAGAAGCCCAAAAGAATGGGAGACGGGACATGGGCGTGATGGTTGTGTTAGGAAAACACCATTAAAACGGATCAGATGGGTTTAG